In Kwoniella pini CBS 10737 chromosome 4, complete sequence, one DNA window encodes the following:
- a CDS encoding pentafunctional AROM polypeptide: MSVSSTTSTPLGDILKISILGNESIHCGFHLLPYIFDTITSNLPSSAYVLITDTNLSSLYMNDLKDAFDEASKKNGSKARFLVYEVAPGETAKSRKVKEEIEDWMLDQKLTRDTVVLAFGGGVIGDLTGFVAATFMRGVKFVQIPTTLLAMVDSAVGGKTAIDTPHGKNLIGAFWQPSYIFVDLSFLTTLPPREVSNGMAEVVKTAAIWKDDDFALLESRSAEISLAASTKPDSSSTTGRFSSDRSHAQSLLLQVVSGSIYVKAHIVTIDERETGLRNLVNFGHTIGHAIEAILTPAMLHGECVSVGIILEAEVARQLGILSQVAVGRLTRCLQAYGLPISLSDRRITSLPASGQLSVDRLLDIMRIDKKNSGPAKKIVLLSRIGKTYEEKASVVADEVIRRVLCEAATVVSGTPTKSPITMATPGSKSISNRALVLAALATGTCRIRNLLHSDDTAVMMNALVELKGAVFSWEDGGDTIVVEGGGGTLSAPAKGKELYLGNAGTASRFLTTVCAMVSGAASTEKSTIITGNARMKQRPIGPLVDALSANGAKVRYVESQGCLPLEIDTDGFRGGHIKLAASVSSQYVSSILLCAPYAAEEVVLELTGGQVISQPYIDMTTAMMAQFGIEVKRQTGTDGQLLDVYVIPKGTYVNPADYSVESDASSATYPLAIAAITGTTCTISNIGSSSLQGDARFAKEVLEPMGCTVEQTLTSTKVTGPPVGQLRALGNVDMEPMTDAFLTASVLAAVANLPALPERQVQGLPPTASRIFGIANQRVKECNRIKAMRDQLAKFSVETDEFDDGIIVIGKPSTSLIRGASVHCYDDHRVAMAFSVLACIIEKTIIEEKRCVEKTWPNFWDDLQNKIGIPVEGVELDTHKQASTSGKAVIPNDQSQADHPVFIIGMRGAGKTYIGRLAADVLGGEFTDADDTFFEETKQSVSDFVAANSWDEFRRVETEILGRFVQERKGNHVIALGGGVVETEVARQLLQSHVSKGGVVVHVTRALEDIDNFLSSIGNTAARPNWGETFADVFKRREPWYAACSSHEFYNVLEPVGTQSQEEHEQAMRRECGRFFRFIKGINTNRPRLGNDNPTNFLSLTFPDITPALGQIDELTEGADAIELRVDLLSPTGTAPTTPGLPPQSFIAKQLASLRLATSLPVVYSVRSKDQGGMAPSDQSDLYRTSVELGIRLACEYVDLEVCWPAQVLAKVSKSKGNSVIIASWHDWTGSMPWDKQSIRSKYAQCSKYGDIIKLVGTAKSFSDNSKLQLFVEEMNAQSGAKPLLAINMGSAGQLSRALNPILTPITHPLLPSRAAPGQLSAKEVLSIRSSIGLIPSKKFYLFGSPIQHSVSPTLHNTAFTSLGYPHKYGLHESEKVDQSVLDIIKSPEFGGASVTIPLKLDIIPHLDSVSEDVKIIGAVNTIIPTNGKLHGENTDWQAIYQASISGLPSNFKQGTALVIGAGGTCRAAIYALSKISNINTIYLFNRTIENAIKVKESFPKNYNIKIIDSFNEEEIQPNIIISTVPGNSLVINEKEKENGIYLPKSIISNKIGGIVIDLAYKPYKTALLNLIENENENENENENSKNWKSVPGVEILILQGLIQFKLWTKKNSPELKVRKSVMEKYFK; encoded by the exons ATGTCAGTATCTTCAACAACCTCGACTCCTTTAGGAGACATCttgaaaatttcaatattggGTAATGAATCCATTCATTGTGGTTTCCATTTATTACCTTATATTTTCGATACTATTACTTCAAATCTACCTTCATCAGCATACGTTCTCATCACAGATACGaatctttcttcactttATATGAATGATCTGAAAGATGCTTTTGACGAAGCAAGTAAAAAGAATGGATCCAAAGCTAGATTTTTAGTATATGAAGTAGCACCTGGAGAAACTGCTAAATCtagaaaagtaaaagaagaaattgagGATTGGATGTTAGATCAAAAACTTACTAGAGATACAGTAGTACTTGCCTTTGGTGGTGGTGTAATTGGTGATTTGACTGGATTTGTAGCCGCTACTTT CATGCGAGGAGTCAAATTTGTACAAATCCCAACAACACTTTTGGCCATGGTAGATTCCGCTGTAGGAGGTAAGACAGCTATTGACACACCTCACGGTAAAAATCTTATCGGAGCTTTCTGGCAACCATCATACATCTTTGTCGATTTGTCCTTTTTAACTACTCTCCCTCCTAGAGAAGTCAGTAATGGTATGGCAGAAGTCGTCAAA ACCGCCGCCATCTGGAAAGACGATGATTTCGCGCTTCTTGAATCCCGATCAGCAGAGATCTCCCTTGCTGCATCTACAAAACCCGACAGCTCTTCCACGACAGGTCGATTCTCCTCTGATCGATCACACGCTCAATCTCTTCTGCTCCAAGTCGTATCAGGATCGATATACGTCAAAGCTCACATTGTCACAATCGACGAACGAGAAACAGGTTTACGAAATCTTGTAAATTTTGGACATACAATTGGACACGCTATAGAGGCCATTCTCACTCCAGCAATGCTTCATGGAGAATGTGTATCGGTCGGTATCATCTTAGAGGCCGAGGTAGCTAGACAATTGGGTATTTTGAGTCAAGTTGCTGTAGGAAGATTAACAAGATGTCTACAAGCCTATGGTCTGCCAATCTCCTTAAGCGATAGAAGGATAACCTCCTTACCAGCTTCAGGTCAATTATCCGTTGATAGATTATTAGACATCATGAGGATTGATAAAAAGAACTCTGGTCCAGCCAAGAAGATCGTACTACTATCTAGAATTGGTAAAACCTATGAAGAAAAAGCCTCGGTTGTAGCTGATGAGGTTATCCGAAGAGTTCTTTGTGAAGCCGCAACCGTGGTTTCCGGTACACCTACTAAATCCCCTATCACCATGGCAACACCGGGATCCAAGTCCATCTCCAACAGAGCTTTGGTCCTTGCTGCACTTGCTACTGGAACTTGTCGAATCAGGAATCTCTTACACTCAGATGATACTGCtgtgatgatgaatgcTCTTGTCGAGCTAAAG GGTGCTGTCTTCTCTTGGGAAGATGGAGGAGACACCATCgttgttgaaggtggtggtggtacTCTTTCAGCTCCTGCCAAAGGCAAAGAGCTGTATTTGGGTAATGCCGGTACAGCTTCCAGATTCTTGACGACAGTCTGCGCCATGGTTTCCGGAGCCGCTTCTACTGAAAAATCAACCATCATTACTGGTAACGCAAGAATGAAGCAAAGACCTATCGGGCCTTTAGTTGACGCCCTTTCCGCGAATGGAGCCAAAGTCAGATATGTTGAAAGTCAAGGTTGTTTGCCGCTTGAAATTGACACAGACGGATTCAGAGGTGGGCACATAAAGCTCGCTGCTTCGGTCTCGTCGCAATACGTCTCTTCCATCCTTCTTTGTGCACCATATGCCGCTGAAGAAGTCGTTCTCGAGTTGACTGGCGGCCAAGTCATCTCACAACCTTACATCGACATGACAACAGCCATGATGGCGCAATTTGGCATCGAAGTCAAAAGACAAACCGGTACCGATGGCCAATTGCTAGACGTATACGTTATTCCCAAGGGAACTTATGTGAACCCAGCCGACTACTCTGTGGAATCAGACGCTTCAAGTGCAACTTACCCATTAGCTATTGCAGCCATCACTGGTACAACATGTACGATCTCGAATATCggttcttcttcccttcAAGGTGACGCTCGATTCGCAAAAGAAGTTTTAGAGCCTATGGGATGTACTGTAGAACAAACTTTGACGTCTACAAAGGTCACCGGACCTCCAGTTGGACAACTTCGAGCACTTGGAAACGTCGATATGGAACCTATGACAGACGCTTTTCTGACCGCTTCCGTCCTCGCCGCTGTCGCCAATCTGCCTGCCTTACCGGAAAGACAAGTTCAGGGTTTACCTCCAACCGCCTCAAGAATCTTCGGTATCGCCAATCAAAGGGTTAAAGAGTGTAACAGAATCAAGGCCATGAGGGATCAGCTCGCTAAATTCAGTGTCGAAACCGATGAGTTTGATGATGGAATCATCGTAATTGGAAAACCCTCAACATCCCTTATTCGAGGTGCTTCAGTACACTGTTACGATGATCACAGAGTCGCTATGGCTTTCAGCGTCTTGGCTTGTATCATCGAAAAGACAATCATCGAAGAGAAAAGATGTGTCGAGAAGACCTGGCCCAATTTCTGGGATGATCTACAAAACAAGATCGGTATCCCAGTAGAAGGAGTCGAACTTGACACTCACAAACAAGCCTCCACTTCTGGCAAGGCTGTCATTCCCAACGACCAATCCCAAGCAGACCATCCAGTCTTCATTATCGGTATGAGAGGTGCTGGCAAGACTTATATTGGTAGATTAGCCGCTGATGTTCTTGGAGGAGAGTTCACGGATGCCGACGATACTTTCTTCGAGGAGACTAAACAAAGTGTCTCCGATTTTGTGGCTGCCAACAGCTGGGACGAATTCCGCCGAGTCGAAACTGAGATCCTCGGCCGATTTGTGCAGGAAAGAAAGGGTAACCATGTCATTGCGTTAGGTGGCGGTGTTGTCGAGACTGAAGTTGCTAGACAACTACTTCAGTCCCATGTCTCCAAGGGAGGTGTAGTCGTGCACGTGACGAGAGCATTGgaagatattgataatttcctttcatcaatcGGAAATACTGCTGCTCGACCCAATTGGGGAGAAACCTTTGCGGATGTCTTCAAGAGACGTGAACCCTGGTATGCCGCTTGCTCATCCCACGAATTTTACAATGTACTTGAACCTGTCGGTACTCAGTCTCAAGAAGAACACGAGCAAGCGATGAGAAGGGAATGTGGACGTTTCTTTAGATTTATCAAGGGTATCAATACCAACCGACCTCGACTCGGCAACGACAATCCTACAAACTTCTTGTCTTTGACTTTCCCTGACATCACTCCCGCTCTCGGCCAGATCGACGAGCTTACAGAAGGCGCTGACGCAATCGAACTCCGGGTGGATCTTCTCAGCCCGACTGGAACAGCCCCGACCACACCCGGTTTACCTCCTCAGTCGTTCATCGCTAAACAACTAGCTTCTCTCCGTTTAGCTACCTCTTTACCCGTCGTGTATTCCGTCAGATCGAAAGATCAAGGAGGTATGGCTCCCTCGGACCAATCCGATCTGTACCGAACTTCAGTCGAGCTGGGTATACGATTAGCTTGTGAATATGTAGATCTGGAAGTTTGTTGGCCTGCGCAAGTATTAGCTAAGGTATCCAAATCAAAAGGAAACTCGGTGATAATTGCATCATGGCATGATTGGACCGGTTCGATGCCATGGGACAAGCAATCCATCCGATCGAAATACGCCCAATGCTCGAAATACGGagatataatcaaattagtaGGAACGGCGAAGTCATTTTCGGATAATTctaaattacaattattCGTTGAAGAGATGAACGCCCAATCTGGAGCTAAACCACTTTTAGCTATCAATATGGGATCGGCAGGTCAACTATCACGGGCACTCAATCCTATCTTAACTCCAATCACGCACCCTCTCCTACCATCTCGAGCAGCCCCAGGACAACTTAGCGCTAAAGAAGTATTGTCAATTCGATCATCAATTGGTTTGATTCCTTCCAAAAAATTCTACCTCTTCGGCTCGCCTATACAACACTCAGTCTCTCCCACCCTACACAATACCGCTTTCACCTCGTTAGGTTATCCACACAAGTATGGTCTACACGAAAGTGAAAAAGTAGACCAAAGTGTATTAGACATTATCAAATCTCCTGAATTTGGTGGAGCGAGTGTAACTATTCCTTTGAAATTGGATATAATTCCTCATTTGGATTCAGTCTCGGAAGATGTAAAAATCATAGGAGCTGTTAATACTATAATTCCTACTAATGGAAAATTACATGGAGAAAATACAGATTGGCAAGCAATTTATCaagcttcaatttcaggtCTTCCTTCAAATTTTAAACAAGGTACTGCTTTGGTAATAGGTGCGGGAGGTACATGTAGAGCAGCAATTTAtgctttatcaaaaatttcaaatataaatacaatttatttatttaatagaacaattgaaaatgctaTTAAAGTAAAAGAATCTTTTCctaaaaattataatattaaaataattgattcttttaatgaagaagaaattcaaccaaatataataatttcaacTGTTCCTGGAAATTCTCTTGtaattaatgaaaaagaaaaagaaaatggaatttatttaccaaaatcaataatttcaaataaaatagGTGGAATCGTTATTGATTTAGCATATAAACCTTATAAAACTgctttattaaatttaattgaaaatgaaaatgaaaatgaaaatgaaaatgaaaattctaaaaattggaaatctGTACCTGgagttgaaattttaattttacaaggattaattcaatttaaattatggactaaaaaaaattcaCCTGAATTAAAAGTTAGAAAATCTGTTATGGAAAAATATTTTAAGtaa